One Clarias gariepinus isolate MV-2021 ecotype Netherlands chromosome 5, CGAR_prim_01v2, whole genome shotgun sequence genomic region harbors:
- the ankar gene encoding ankyrin and armadillo repeat-containing protein — MRMEFNFLSAQAFFEKFDWKEAQELLSQTSCSWFLSGEDVLQPVEPPPGMIRQIQAVFHPNAIILAPCDDSGVYMDYRVVHQIVRELTVGIYCFNQVPSISLEPNLDQSSACHLTPAYTDTKVGQILVNIDYTMKALWHGAYISKEKRPCFLELWRSSMDTDPSGVPQAKKHSLAELLTAGLIDISDDPCYRGIYDEDEHNRDPTYEPDSTEEQKLFSQYSENIQLKITSYLTSVRQHENLFTFEGTHSLSNVVRMTEDVLELGTYQRLQQRLSQHTKLVKKHLGCKVELARDLAYLKLISFLVPFLIGLRKKMRIPDLSQMLPPISNDLLKTERELPPLLLGPKFSCKHFPYKPDEYFHLHGGIEFDVGTPELEHITKEMEAALITLQNLAADHLHYFLRQDPTYKEHFPIPLSEINKNSYSVISIPLASFYPQPNTMQWWEAMNKAIKTMRKQKLPLTDFQLHEQFKATFGYAKAIQCKSVPYGLRAAAQRGLSAAFHTLSCRNTLSHLGALDERGYTILHHAAMCNQPHIIYQLAAAGINLNQPCIGGFVCSGLTPLHLAAQCGSLEALNCLIALQADYTLTDRRGWLAVHFSAFYGQVSCVRALCRKDPSLLDMNTSAEYCSTPFLLSAMSGSLEALDHLLSKGANWRATDSKGNNVVQLAALYFHIDILRRLIELNLDVLPVWKILIEMLRSEENRRLEMSLRCMEALCVNADPFWKDIMDEGGISVLVDILLNGRPLFQRVAAAVLCHMTKNVPVCEELVHFGAVQVLIKHLSSHHPELHSRCTVILTDLARHSGMYQSQIAELGGVAPVVQLLTSDLQDVLVNAVRCIRALCVACPQNQTTVAQCGAIPQLVDLLTVNSELLQGEACLALAEVVRGHRENQDLISGTCAVSSVVQVLSSRKVSCQVKAARALEAIAHQNCAIQEQFLNKSATRHLLFLLKVFDQEVREQGATALWALAGHTPKQQKYIAELISYRFVLDLLLSTSDKMQYVGCRAAIALSRDCRSHQNGLCGENCVPPLVRLLRGSRTTERTLLTALTALGRLCIGVAHTNNRNSQNVIYEEKAIQTFLELLQSHKSLQVKIQTSQTLACVLLGNQDLQKIFWDREDFSYDIILELLQAQDRSIYLEAGHALALFAYNNPKQQAAIRKMGGVPVQAFETFLGSDDETERAKAAFQIIVLAKVITGSDQVTVTARGVTILVQLLQSDQNTTVVITAQFLASVAHTRAGIPDGIVTMGAIEHLSGHLYSENEEVRTACASALGYLSFNRFAHRLLLVECRKNPQTYRVLKDHLVEDAKICRRFTAEFKRQRKLGLPSLSFEAKVSSAVCLRSNRGEAQRKSTSHGSDRARSALELHPSTSRTSDSGARRAVHSSCASYPCV; from the exons ATGAGAATGGAGTTCAACTTTTTATCAGCTCAAGCTTTCTTTGAAAAATTCGACTGGAAAGAAGCGCAGGAGCTGCTCAGTCAGACCTCATGCAGCTGGTTTTTAAGCGGAGAAGATGTCCTTCAGCCTGTTGAACCTCCACCTGGGATGATTAGACAGATCCAGGCTGTGTTTCACCCCAACGCCATCATCCTGGCCCCCTGTGATGACTCTGGGGTGTACATGGACTACAGGGTGGTCCATCAGATAGTACGAGAGCTCACGGTGGGAATATACTGCTTCAACCAGGTACCGTCCATCAGCCTGGAGCCCAACCTTGATCAGAGCTCTGCGTGCCACCTGACCCCAGCCTACACCGACACCAAAGTGGGGCAGATCCTCGTTAATATCGATTACACCATGAAGGCCCTGTGGCATGGAGCGTACATCTCCAAAGAAAAACGCCCCTGCTTCCTGGAACTGTGGAGGTCCAGCATGGACACAGATCCCAGTGGAGTTCCGCAGGCTAAGAAACACAGCCTCGCTGAGCTTCTTACAGCAG gtttaATCGACATCTCCGATGACCCATGTTACCGAGGCATATACGACGAAGACGAACACAACCGCGACCCAACCTACGAGCCCGACAGCACAGAGGAACAGAAGCTCTTTTCTCAGTACTCAGAGAACATCCAGTTAAAGATCACCTCATACCTCACTTCGGTCCGTCAGCATGAGAACCTGTTCACCTTTGAAGGCACACACAGCCTGTCCAACGTGGTGAGGATGACGGAGGACGTCTTGGAGCTGGGCACATACCAACGGCTGCAGCAGAGGCTCTCTCAGCACACCAAGCTGGTAAAGAAACACCTGGGGTGCAAAGTGGAGCTGGCCCGGGACCTGGCCTACTTGAAGCTCATCAGCTTCCTTGTGCCCTTCCTCATCGGCTTGAGGAAGAAGATGAGGATTCCAGACCTGTCTCAGATGCTCCCGCCTATCTCAA ATGACTTGCTGAAAACTGAGCGAGAGTTGCCACCTCTTCTTCTTGGACCTAAGTTTTCCTGCAAGCACTTTCCCTACAAACCGGACGAGTATTTCCATCTTCACGGAGGGATTGAGTTTGATGTTGGGACTCCTGAGCTGGAGCACATCACCAaggagatggag GCTGCTTTAATAACGCTACAGAATCTAGCAGCGGACCATTTACACTATTTTCTCCGGCAAGACCCCACCTACAAGGAGCACTTCCCAATCCCCCtcagtgaaataaataaaaacag CTACAGTGTGATCTCTATTCCCCTGGCATCCTTCTATCCCCAACCCAACACCATGCAGTGGTGGGAAGCCATGAACAAGGCCATCAAAACCATGAGGAAACAGAAACTGCCGCTAACTGACTTTCAGCTTCATGAGCAGTTTAAGGCTACTTTTGGTTATGCCAAGGCCATACAGTGCAAG AGCGTACCGTACGGACTGCGTGCAGCCGCGCAGCGTGGCCTCTCTGCTGCATTTCACACACTAAGCTGTAGAAACACTCTGAGCCACCTGGGGGCGCTTGATGAGCGAGGCTACACTATACTCCACCACGCTGCTATGTGTAACCAACCGCACATCATTTACCAGCTGGCAGCTGCTGGCATCAACCTTAACCAACCATGCATTGGGGGGTTTGTCTGCTCCG GACTCACGCCACTGCACCTGGCTGCTCAGTGCGGATCTCTCGAGGCCCTCAATTGCCTTATTGCTCTGCAAGCCGACTACACACTCACGGACAGGAGAGGCTGGCTGGCTGTGCACTTCTCTGCCTTTTACGGCCAGGTCTCATGTGTCCGCGCCCTGTGCAGGAAAGATCCCAGCTTGCTGGATATGAACACATCTGCAGA GTACTGCAGCACTCCCTTTTTACTCTCAGCCATGTCAGGATCTTTAGAGGCTCTGGACCACCTGCTGTCGAAGGGGGCAAACTGGAGAGCGACAGACAGCAAGGGCAATAATGTGGTTCAGCTGGCAGCTCTTTACTTCCACATCGACATTCTCAGGCGTCTTATTGAGCTGAATCTGGACGTCCTTCCTGTGTGGAAGATTCTCATTG AAATGTTACGGAGTGAGGAGAACAGGAGGTTGGAAATGTCCCTCAGATGCATGGAAGCTCTCTGTGTGAACGCTGACCCCTTCTGGAAGGACATCATGGATGAAG GTGGGATCTCAGTCCTAGTGGACATTTTACTCAACGGGAGACCGCTGTTCCAGCGCGTAGCCGCGGCCGTGCTGTGCCACATGACCAAGAACGTTCCGGTGTGTGAGGAGCTGGTGCACTTCGGTGCAGTCCAAGTGCTCATCAAACACCTTAGCAGCCATCATCCAGAGCTTCACTCGCGCTGCACCGTTATACTGACAGACCTGGCTCGTCACAGCGGGATGTACCAGTCTCAAATCGCTGAGCTG GGTGGGGTTGCCCCAGTGGTACAGCTgctgacctctgacctccagGATGTGCTGGTGAACGCAGTAAGGTGTATCCGGGCGCTGTGTGTGGCTTGTCCCCAAAATCAGACCACGGTGGCACAATGTGGAGCCATCCCACAACTGGTCGATTTACTCACCGTGAACTCTG AACTACTGCAAGGAGAAGCGTGTCTGGCTCTGGCCGAAGTGGTGCGCGGCCACAGGGAGAATCAGGATCTGATTAGTGGTACATGTGCCGTGAGCTCTGTGGTGCAGGTCCTGAGCTCGAGAAAGGTCTCATGCCAGGTGAAAGCCGCCAGAGCCCTCGAAGCCATAGCGCACCAAAACTGTGCCATACAGGAACAATTCCTGAACAAATCCGCAACCAGACATCTTTTATTCCTTCTTAAG GTTTTCGATCAGGAGGTGAGGGAACAGGGTGCGACGGCTCTCTGGGCCTTGGCAGGACACACGCCGAAGCAGCAGAAGTACATAGCCGAGCTCATCAGCTACCGTTTCGTCCTGGATCTGCTCCTGTCCACGTCGGATAAAATGCAATACGTGG GATGCCGGGCGGCGATAGCCCTCAGCCGGGATTGCCGCAGCCATCAGAACGGACTGTGTGGGGAGAACTGCGTGCCACCGCTAGTGCGACTTCTACGTGGGTCGCGTACTACGGAGAGAACCCTGCTCACTGCCCTCACTGCACTGGGGCGACTGTGCATCG GAGTGGCACACACTAATAACAGAAACAGCCAGAACGTGATTTATGAGGAAAAAGCCATTCAGACGTTTTTAGAGCTTCTCCAAAGTCACAAATCTCTCCAGGTTAAG ATCCAGACCTCTCAGACTCTGGCTTGCGTCCTACTAGGAAACCAGGACCTTCAAAAGATCTTCTGGGATCGAGAAGACTTCTCCTATGACATCATTCTGGAGCTGCTACAAGCTCAAGACAGA AGCATCTATCTGGAGGCAGGCCACGCCCTGGCGTTGTTTGCGTACAATAATCCGAAGCAGCAAGCAGCTATTAGGAAAATGGGCGGAGTTCCTGTGCAAGCGTTCGAGACATTTTTAGGTTCAGACGATGAAACGGAAAGGGCCAAGGCCGCGTTTCAG ataatTGTGCTGGCTAAAGTGATTACTGGCTCTGACCAGGTGACAGTCACTGCCAGAGGAGTCACAATTCTGGTACAATTACTGCAATCTGATCAAAACACTACTGTAGTCATTACAG CTCAGTTCCTGGCCAGCGTGGCCCACACCAGAGCAGGTATCCCAGACGGCATCGTGACTATGGGGGCGATAGAGCACCTCTCCGGCCACCTGTACTCCGAGAACGAGGAG GTACGCACGGCGTGCGCAAGCGCCCTCGGATACCTGAGCTTCAACCGGTTCGCACATCGCCTCCTACTGGTGGAATGCAGAAAAAATCCACAGACGTACAGAGTGCTGAAGGACCATTTAGTCGAGGATGCCAAAATATGCCGAAGGTTCACGGCTGAGTTCAAAAGACAGAGAAAATTGGGACTTCCGTCACTCAG TTTTGAGGCAAAAGTGAGCTCAGCTGTCTGTT
- the LOC128524561 gene encoding ASNSD1 upstream open reading frame protein-like, with protein MSTDLVQEERATKEELNKQIKEQKIVIDELSNLKKNRKVFVQQPNSNIFFLADKGETLSTCKKNLDKMKKDYQDM; from the exons ATGTCGACTGATCTTGTTCAGGAAGAGCGCGCTACTAAAGAAGAGCTAAATAAACAG ATTAAGGAACAGAAGATTGTGATTGATGAGCTGTCTAATCTGAAGAAAAACAGG AAAGTCTTCGTCCAGCAGCCGAACAGCAACATCTTCTTCCTGGCAGACAAAGGAGAGACCTTGAGCACCTGCAAGA AAAATctggacaaaatgaaaaaagactACCAGGACATGTAG
- the zgc:136439 gene encoding glucose-1-phosphate adenylyltransferase has translation MMKAVVLAAGYGTRLQRDIEQDQTGSFGHLHGVAKPLLPVGDCRLISHWLRALIQSECVEQVVVVTNARYYEAFQLWAQDFPSVQVLNDGTRNNEERLGAVACLQLAVNNFAVDDDVIVIGGDTLFKEDFSLKKFTERFSDLQRRSEDVNLVLAYQCKDEETSKYGILEVDSDFRVQCMKEKPQPAETQSRSACPCFYLFSRRTLPLLDVFLKEKETRPLEERDAPGNFLSWLISRRPVYVHEISGRFDVGNLASYTECDRYFREQLRNPDLYLI, from the exons ATGATGAAAGCTGTTGTTTTGGCTGCAGGTTATGGGACGAGGCTGCAGAGGGACATTGAGCAGGACCAGACCGGAAGCTTCGGGCATTTACACGGGGTTGCTAAACCTCTACTTCCGGTTGGAGACTGTCGTCTGATCTCCCACTGGCTCAGGGCTCTCATTCAGTCAGAGTGTGTAGAGCAAGTGGTTGTGGTT ACCAATGCACGTTACTATGAAGCATTCCAGCTCTGGGCTCAAGACTTCCCCAGTGTTCAAGTCCTTAATGACGGGACAAGAAACAATGAG GAGCGACTCGGGGCGGTTGCCTGCCTTCAGCTGGCCGTGAATAACTTTGCAGTGgatgatgatgtcatcgtgATCGGAGG TGACACTCTATTTAAAGAGGATTTCAGTCTCAAAAAGTTCACCGAACGCTTCAGTGATTTGCAAAGGAGAAGCGAAGACGTCAACTTGGTGCTCGCGTATCAGTGCAAGGACGAGG AGACGTCAAAGTACGGCATCCTGGAGGTGGACTCAGACTTTCGAGTGCAGTGTATGAAGGAAAAGCCTCAACCGGCTGAGACACAGTCACGCAGCGCT TGTCCCTGTTTTTACTTGTTTTCAAGAAGAACACTTCCTCTGCTGGATGTCTTCCTAAAGGAGAAGGAG ACAAGGCCACTTGAGGAGAGAGACGCACCAGGGAACTTCCTGTCATGGCTTATCTCAAG gagGCCGGTGTACGTCCACGAGATCTCAGGGCGTTTTGATGTCGGAAACCTCGCCTCTTATACCGAGTGCGACAGATACTTCAGAGAACAGCTTCGAAATCCAGACCTTTATTTAATATAG
- the asnsd1 gene encoding asparagine synthetase domain-containing protein 1, translated as MCGICCVVSLTSSQCTPHDHVYERLRHRGPDHSQDVAKTSSDPEYSCLFSAHVLHMRGSLTPQPLQDDHGNVLLWNGEVFDGLTVEPEENDTKVIFDHLSSCKTSSDLLCVLSQVRGPWAIIYYQEEEHCVWFGRDFFGRRSLLWSWESDHSSFTLTSVSCCSPVLSSSKCSEVPAVGVYRLDLKSRVKEESLKVEVYPWGYLESGFTFEGLPSSVSFVVNDSGLVLSSPVPLMNMSISDTGSNFSNCGPTPLDDLKKLLKNTRKRDTVCRLIDVLGEAVRRRVQHLPHQSKPDQARLAILFSGGIDSMILAVLADRYIPSDQPIDLLNVAFKLQESKVAQESGKKGRNNKKEQKSHDVAASQQCTRFDVPDRITGRDGLRELASLSPSRWWNFVEINVTQEELREMREKNICHLVHPLDTVLDDSIGCAVWFAARGTGFVSEGMQQRAHSSTAKVVLTGIGADEQLAGYSRHRVRFKTSGLQGLVEELAMELGRISSRNLGRDDRIIADHGKEARFPYLDEDVVSFLNELPVWEKADLSLPRGLGEKLLLRLAAVELGLGPAAVLPKRAMQFGSRIAKLENSREKASEKCTRLIAT; from the exons atgtgTGGGATCTGTTGTGTGGTGAGTTTGACCTCGTCTCAGTGTACGCCTCACGATCATGTTTACGAAAGACTGCGTCATCGCGGACCCGATCACAGCCAGGACGTCGCAAAAACGTCCTCGGATCCAGAGTACAGTTGCCTTTTCTCTGCTCATGTCCTCCACATGAGGGGAAGCCTGACTCCGCAGCCTCTGCAAGACGACCACGGGAACGTCCTCCTCTGGAACGGTGAGGTGTTTGACGGGTTAACTGTGGAACCCGAAGAGAATGATACCAAAGTTATTTTTGATCATTTGTCCTCGTGCAAAACGTCATCGGACCTTTTGTGTGTCCTCAGTCAGGTGAGGGGACCATGGGCCATTATTTATTACCAGGAGGAGGAACATTGTGTCTGGTTTGGGAGGGATTTCTTCGGGAGAAGGAGTTTGCTTTGGAGCTGGGAGTCGGACCATAGTTCTTTCACGCTTACATCCGTGTCTTGTTGCTCGCCTGTTCTCAGTTCCTCAAAGTGTTCAGAAGTACCAGCGGTTGGTGTTTACAGACTGGACTTGAAGAGCAGGGTGAAGGAGGAAAGTCTGAAAGTCGAGGTTTATCCGTGGGGTTACCTTGAGTCTGGGTTCACCTTTGAAGGTCTTCCCAGTTCCGTCTCCTTTGTCGTGAACGATTCTGGACTTGTCCTGTCGTCCCCGGTTCCCCTGATGAACATGTCCATAAGCGATACAGGATCAAATTTTTCTAACTGTGGTCCAACCCCACTGGATGACCTTAAGAAGCTTCTGAAAAACACTAGAAAGCGAGACACGGTTTGCCGTCTCATAGACGTCCTCGGTGAGGCAGTACGCAGAAGAGTACAACACCTTCCCCACCAGTCCAAACCTGATCAAGCACGACTCGCTATCCTTTTTTCGGGAGGAATCGATTCCATGATCTTGGCTGTTCTTGCAGACCGCTACATACCTTCGGACCAACCCATCGACCTCCTCAACGTAGCTTTTAAACTCCAAGAATCAAAGGTGGCTCAGGAGTCAGGGAAGAAAGGACGAAACAATAAGAAAGAGCAGAAGAGCCACGATGTTGCGGCGTCGCAGCAGTGTACGAGGTTTGACGTTCCGGACAGAATCACAGGTCGGGATGGTTTGCGGGAACTCGCGAGTCTGAGTCCTTCACGATGGTGGAACTTCGTTGAGATCAACGTTACTCAAGAGGAGCTTCGGGAAATGCGTGAGAAGAACATCTGCCACCTGGTGCATCCTTTAGACACCGTTCTAGACGACAGTATCGGGTGTGCCGTGTGGTTTGCGGCCAGAGGGACCGGCTTCGTATCGGAGGGAATGCAACAGAGGGCGCACAGCTCAACAGCAaaa GTTGTCCTGACCGGCATCGGGGCAGACGAGCAGCTAGCTGGCTACTCGAGACACCGTGTGCGGTTTAAAACCTCAGGTCTACAGGGTCTGGTTGAGGAGTTGGCTATGGAGCTGGGCAGAATATCCTCCAGGAATCTCGGGCGAGACGATCGGATCATCGCGGATCACGGTAAAGAGGCCAG ATTTCCATACTTGGACGAGGACGTGGTGAGCTTCCTGAACGAGCTGCCGGTTTGGGAGAAGGCGGATCTGTCTCTGCCCCGCGGTTTAGGagagaagctcctcctcaggcTGGCGGCTGTAGAGCTCGGACTCGGACCTGCTGCCGTCCTGCCCAAGAGAGCCATGCAGTTCGGATCTCGGATAGCCAAGTTGGAGAACAGCCGAGAAAAGGCGTCGGAAAAGTGCACGAGACTGATCGCAACTTAG